The sequence GTAACGTGTGGGGAAAgttttcgttggatcaaaaccctatttttctcctcggatgaggaaaaatagagtttcgaggggctattgtgggggtaaaaggaccccaaatgggcatatgggcctttggaccgtagcatggagggccgactcGCTccgaattaaactctacgaattggcccatacgccgaggatccgagggtgtagccgagggcgagcttctcctggACAGATCCAAGAAAGctcaagacttcattatgaaggtcaagacaCAACtcggaaagactaatggttaaagggggacaccctaaACCTTCTAGATGTACCgctgttaaagaaaatatcaggcgcaaaggctgccacctccgcattaaaggctcccgcacctacctccttggccgcattgatgggaaGTAACCCCCGAACAAGAGGGCCGAAACTTCTAGTCACCGTCCAAAAGGTATCGTggaggaagtatttaagggggtgAGGCCGCAGAGAAGGGGGccagaaaacaaaagaaagaaagaattgtaacctttaagaaagaaagagaaataatacagaagtagtcctcggctcacgtccgaggaggtctatttatAATTGTCggttattatttacaagtgtttgtaacttttagcctgtcctcaagttctcagtacttctaatctagatttcaagctcacactctacaagtttcattgtttaaggctcattgggcctgagcccgtagttgtctttgggcccaggtgcaattgtgcacttacaatatatatataagagtaaAACTGTCatgtacattttaaaaaaaaagctaaataataCTAAATCATACCCTCCAAATTTGACTTATTTTAAATTCATCCGAATGGTTTCAGTTTGTTCAATTGAGCCATTTAACTTACATCTCTCCATCCCTTTTGAAATTAAAAGCCAAAGACAGTTATAATAACACCATGATTGAGTTTACTTAGAATCTAAAGTAAAATTATGTCTATCCAATCTATCTATCTTTTTTCAAGACCCTTATATTCAATTGGTTGACACTTTTTGGAGTTTTTAATAGAAACATTGAAAATTTATCCcaccaccattttttttttttttgaaggggaaagtttctttctttattactcatgaaaaagaagaggaaaaaaaaaactatttttatttgcAAGCAGCTCACACCTGTCACCATGCGCAGCACATTAATATGAACCCCATCAAGCCACCAACCCTCCCACCAACCTTTCCATTCCAGCAAGAGCAGAAATATTGATACTAGCGGTACTATACTACAAATCTAAACTTCGAAAAATCCTAAAATACCACAATTGTACATGTAGACTataaatggaagaaaaaaaaaaaagtgggtctATGTAAAATTGATTGACATAGAGGATAATTGTGATAAAAgttgtgttatttatattgCACTTTACTCttggattatttcttgttttttgtttttgttttgtttttaatctcTGTAGTCCATATGGTTCTCAAGTGAAAGGATTCAAGTTTGACTGTTTGAGgatcaatattattttattaatttgttagtCTGACGCTTATTTATATGTTGGATTATTTCTGTAATGGTCACAATTTtgctgttctttttttttttttttttttttttttccgaataGTTATTAGCAATACTTCATAGTTCATACTAAATTACTAATAGgcagtgattttttttttttgaatggttAATTTGCTGCGTCTTTAGTTATGGTAATTATCTAAGTGATGCAAATCTGTCCCCGCCCCCCGCCCCCCGCCCCCCGGCGGCGCCGGGGTCAATTTGTTTTGGCAGAAAAGTTTTCAATCTATTAGCTTTAAATGCACGAAAAAAAGGTCTAAACCTTCACCTATCTAGGTGGAGATTTAGGGCCATAAAAGAGCTTTAAGAGCTCTAAAGCTATTTTCGGAACACAAATAGTGTGTCTGCAAACCCACTAAAAAGATTTTAAGTGGTGCTTTATGGCCAATTTTACTTCTCATGCTCTATAAATCAAGCACTATTCATTGTAATTTGTCAAACGctaaaaacactaaaaagtacttttagttaatgCTCTATATCACAAAAGCTCTACTACTAAAGGTCTACTTCCTACAAAAATGTCAAACAGGCAAATAATTTTGAAGTTCAGGGGAACTTAAtgatttcttttaagtttgtcCTGCACACCTGAACATGTTATTGCTTTTATGGGTCTATTTTTCTGTAAATATTATTTGTCATTTCATAGCTTTTATGTCCAAccatcctcttttttcttttataatatattttttattttagataaatcAGAAACCCCCTTTTTTGGTTCAATGAAATGATGAGAAATGTGTTATTATCTTTCAAACCGTGTTTCCTGGTATTTCTGACTTCATTGTGCTTGAATTGCTTGTTGGACATGATATGAAATCGATTCAAGATGAGATTTGACATTTTCAAACTGCAAGCGTTAAGCTATGATGCACGGACACAGACACAGACACGACACGGACACGGATACGACgatacggcaatttttgaaaaataaggacacgacacggcaattaaataattaattaaattttatatttatacatgtttttaaatatttttagacataaaatacgtttatatctagaatttaaattatgtactAATTACAGATAAGTAAACTAACATCCAAAGTAGTataataatacacataaaatgtttagagtacaaactaaaaatttaaatagacTACATTcaatatcaaactaaaaacataaaatgaaataagcaggacacaaaaacaaaaatcactaaattcataataaacattataatttataagacaAGGTtgagtaaagaagaaaaaaaaaatatatatatatatataaacaagcAGTcaaatgataaaagaaaaaaaaatcgcgaaacagagagagagagagagagagagagagagagagagaaaagaagctCGGATCTGTCcacgccgagagagagagatcggaaggaACAGAGGAAGCTCGCCAACTCGCCGATCGGCCTGATGTAGCTCTGGCGAGGGACAGAGGGCAGCGGGCAGAGGGAAATCAATGGTTGGGCTGTGTGGGTTTTTGATTTGAGATTTTTCACTTCTCTCTTCTGGGTtgtgtgggtttttgtttttgtttttttgttttttttgtttttttttcccctctgtTGGAGTGTCCACCGCGTCGGTGCCGTGTCggagaagtgaaaaaaaaaaaaaaaaaaaacgacacCGCTCGGACACCGGAGTTCGGCGAGTCGTACCGGTATGTTGGCAAAAATGCCGTGTCGGTGCGACCTAGGCGTTAAGTGAGCATCACCATCTTTGCTGATATAGAAGTTGTCACTTACTGAACTGTGTTTCTATTATTTGAAATGTTGCAAAGTTTTTGTGACTAGCTATCAAAGGAAATAGTCTTGTTATAGATGATTACCATGACAAATTATTGGGTCATTGACAGAAGCATTTTTCAGACAAGAACTGGTTGAATGGCATCTTGCTGCATATGTTTCTAATTTCTCACATGGGAAttaagtttctttctttttgcatgTTAAAATTTGCCTTGCAAGATTAACCTTGGTTGGGCCCTGGCTAGGTGAGGAGTGGGGTAGGCATTGGCTAGATAGGTCTTAGGTTCAAATATAGAAAAACTACGTTTTTGCAAAATGTGCATCCTTTCGCATAAAACATAGGcttcttttaaaatatgaagATATAGAACGCCTTTCCATTTGTCCTTCAAAACTCAGAAGTAGCCTCATATGTAGGGTTATTTGCTTGACTCTAATATTTGTATGTTAATCaagaatttattatattgtGTAGGTTCAAGCGCGGATATGTCAACTGTGAATATGTTGACTGTTGAGAGTCCCAATGTCTTGCTTGCCCAAAATTCCACCCTCCAAGCCTTAATTTAGAGTCCATCTTCCTTTGGTTCTGTAAAGAGCGTCTCCAAAACATTCGGCTTGAAGTCTTCTCCATCCAAAATGTCTGCAATGGCAGTATACAAAGTGAAACTGATCGGACCAGATGGTGAAGAGAATGAGTTTGATGCCCCTGATGATGCTTACATCCTTGACTCAGCTGAAAATGCTGGACTGGAGTTGCCTTACTTGTGCTTCAGGATTGGTGGATTAATCAGATGGATTGTTTCTGGATGACGAGCAGATGGAGAAGGGGTATGTGCTGACCTGTGTCTCCTACCCGACTTCAGACTGTGTGATGCACACATATATGGACGGTGATCTTTACTGAGTAATGTCATGTGCCTAGACTGTTGGTTACCCAAATGGGGATTATGGATCTTTTCGAGACCAGCATTCTATTTGTGAGCTAGATGGTAGTTTGGCTATTTAGTTTCAGCGCCACTATTTTCCTTGGTCTATGCATGATTACTGTTTGATGATGTTAACGTGTATAgtattgtgggctttaggcccaactagattacttgtataacacacatttttgtactacactcttacttgtactgcactcatatgcctcctatataaagacactcatgtatattctttcactAAGAAATACGATACACACTTATTCAAtgtttctaacatggtatcagagccactgttCTAATTTTCTTGTGTCTTGCAGTCTTATCTTTGTTAGTATTTTCTGCTGCCTCAACTTCTACGGTCAGTAAGCCCTTTCAGTGCCCTCTCTCAACTGCTCCGCTTCTGCCAAAGGTCCTCAGGGTTGAATCTCCGCCGCCAAGACCACTGCCATCGTCGGATCTGTCACCTCTGACCTCCGATTATGACACAAGATATATCATCGTGTAGCCTATCAGCCAATTTACTTAAAGCCGTCAGAAACTTCCACATCTGAGCCTCCACGCTCTTTCATGCGTTGCTCAAAGTTTCGGCGAGACGAACCACGTGCCTCACGCGCTGCCATGCGCCAACACTCTTCCTTCATGCGTTgccacgcgcctccacgcgccTGATCTGGACTTGCTGACATCAGCAATTTCATCATCCACGCCATGTCAGCCTTAGGTGACGTCATCAGTTGATGTCACTGCCATGCCATCCTAAAGTCATCTGCTTACGTCATCTAGGTCAGCTGCTTACATCATCTTTGACCTACCGCCGTTGACCTTGACCAGCGTTGACTTTGCCTGTTGACTTTGACATGcattgaccgttgactttttgccagagttgactttttgcagtccatgTGCTCCTTACctagtttttcgcgtagatttcatttttgtagtcaatttttgcatattttgattttaaatgaagaataaggacaggtcttcttctGGTTGTAATAATTGTCCCCGACAATCCAGCAAACGTTTTTACTATTTCTACAAATGTTTTGGCcacaatattgagacttgctatcatcGCAAAAAATCAGTTGATTCAATTTTTGCTACTATTgttgctaacattgagagtgtccaaccaatggctcctgtccctgcacagtctaagtcttctAGATCCACTTTCACCATTTCCAGAGATGACCTTATAAACATCATCGCTAAtatcattcgtatggttggtaattcATCTTattccttttctctctcaactttatctggtatgtctcctacctcttggcttatggattctgctagttgcaatcacatgacacctcactcatccttattttctgagcttaaacctgcaccacaccctcttaatattcgcATAGCAagtggttccacaatgtctggtcataatataggttctgttttgacctccaacctctcagttccttgggtctttaatgttcctaatatttcttacaatttattttttgtgggacaattagctgagttagGTTATCGCATTATCTTTGATTATTCTAGGTGTATTGTGCGGAATCCGAAGACGGGATAGGAGCTTGGGACCAGTCCCAGAGTTGGGCATATGTTTCCCATGGACAACCTtttcttccacttgttgctcctgtttctgTTACTGTAGCTGCTAGTGTTTCTTCTATTCATTCCCTTGCATTTTGGCATGCTCGACCTGGTCACACATCTTCCTCCCAGGTTCAagaattggcttctagaggtttgttaggtttagtgtctacagaaaattttgattatgtttcatgccaattaggaaaacaaccagctttacctttcaatactagtgaatcaatatccactaatatctttgaccttattcattccgATGTTTGGGggccttcctctgtctctagtattggtggatctcaatattttgttgtctttgttgatgattactcttgCTATAActggatttttcatatgaaacatcgttctgaattattgcaagtatgttgtaattttgcaaaaatggttgaaactcagttttccaaacgcataaaaaattttcaatctgataatgctcttgaatacactcaatatgctttccaagctattgtgcattcctatggcactattcatcaactaacttgttcAGGTacctctcaacaaaatggtagagccaaacgaaaacttcgtcatattcttgttACTGTTCGTACTCTCCTTCTCTCAACCAAAGTTCCTGCTCATTTTTGGGATGAAGTTGCACTTCATGCTATTCGTGCTAGTAATTGCATTCCCAGTCctatcatccaaaatcaaactctatATGAGCGTCTTTTTGGTTCATCTCTAGattatcatcaccttcgctcaTTCGATTCTGCCTATTTCGTTCTTCTTCAACCACATAAgtataacaaacttgagcctcggtcaagactttgttgttttcttggctatagCGAAACTCAAAAAGGGTATCGGTGTTATAGCGAAACACTCATTTCTTCTGTCGGACAGGAAAGAAAGAGGGTGATACGTTCAACTTGTGGACCATGATCGACGGGTCGATCcccggcatgtcctcgtgactccatgaaAAAACGTCttggttttccttgaggaaTACTGCAAGTGCTTGTCAGATTGTTTGGCTGGCCAAGGTGCTGATTCTTGCGGTCCGTTCGGGCCTAGAATCATCGAGGTGTACTTCTTTTAATTCTTCCGCCGGTTCTGCTCCTTGATGTTCATTGCTTGCAGGTGGTcgtccatttccatcatggcgacGTAGCATTCCCGTGCGGCCATCTGATTTCAGCGCAGCTCTCCAACTCCGTATTCGGTGGGAAATTTGACCATTAAATGGTAGGtcagccttccatgcattgagagtgggccgTCTGAGGATGACGTTATAGGCAGAAGAGCAGTCGACCATAAGAAAAactacatccttggttatttacTGGGGGTAATCTCCGACCGTCACAGACAACGTGACGACACCTAAAAGGTAGACCCTTGTCCCTCCGAAGCTAACAAGGGGTGCATTTGTTGGGATCAGTCGCTCTCTATCtatccccatttgctggaacgcggggtagtagaggataatcaaccaaaactcgatgcatgttgtagttCCCTGCCCGTATATTGACGACAAGtgcgtcgtcatgtgggtgaTAAAGGCGTCGTGCATCTTCTTCCGAAAACTCGATGTTGGGGTTATCAAGTCGCGCCATTTTTGGTGAGGAACCCGTTAGCTGGATGCTTTGAACCATCCGCAAGTAtgttttttgggcctttttagATGACCCTGTAGAAGTaatgccccctacaatcattcGTATGTCTCCTACAGGTGGTCTAGGACGCTCGTTTCCCGTTGGGGGGTTTGCTCCTAGGGTTGGTTCGTTCTTTCCTTCcttacgaacctctgcaaccttccttgcctgataagGGCTTCAATTTGTTGTTTTAAGTCATAACAATCCACTGTGTCGTGGCCATGATcacgatgaaaacggcagtatctgTCCTTTGGCCTTttgttaggatctcccttcATCTTGCCAAGAAACGTCAAGGCTCcttcatctttaatctgcattaATACTTGGTCGATTGGTGCAATGAGAAgggtgaagttcgtgaatcttcTCGTGGGTGGTTTAGATCATCGATCTTCCCATCGCTCTCCAGTTCTAACCATCTTCCGTCCCTTATCCGATCGTGTGTCTTCCTGCCTTTCCCTCTTCTTAGGTTTTTCTTCTCGAGCCAGTAATGCATCTTCTGCGTTTATGTACTTCGTTCCCCTGTAGAGCACATCTGACATTGTCTTCGGGTCATTCTTATATAAGgagaataagaacttacccttcTGCAGCCCGTTTGTGAAAGCTACTACTAGTATCTTGTTGTtcgcctcgtctatcgagagagCCTCTTTGTTAAAGCGAGATATGTATGACCTTAGCGTCTtgtcttctcgttgcttaatactCATCAAACAGGCTGTGGACTTCTTGTATCGGTGGCCTTTAATAAAGTGCGAAACGAATTGAGCGCCCAACTCTTTAAAAGTGCTGATCGAATTCGGTGTCAGTCTACTGTACCATATCCTCGCAGGTCCCTTCAGCGTAGTGGGGAAGGCTCTGTACATGATCTCATCCGGCACACCTTGAAGGTGCATAATGGTCTTGAAAGATTCTAGGTGATCTAAGGGGTCCTTGGACCCATCATAACTCTCCACCTGAGGCATGAGAAACTTTAGGAGAAGGGGGCATGAACTAACAAGTGTTGTGAAAGGCGAATCGGTTCGCTGGACCAAGTCATCGAGGTCACTGGATACTTGACCCTTGAGGGCATTCATAATCACATCCATCCGTTCCCTCATCATTTGCATCTCAGCGGCTATGTGAGGAGGGAGAGTGTCCGAGAATGATGGTTGGTTAGTGTCCTGCCTCTCCGGTCTACTCGGAGCATGGCTACCTTCGGGTCCTTCCTGATTTCTTCTTTCAGCACTTGTTCCTTCCTGGTCCTCCTCTTGTGTGCAAAGATGCGCATTCCTTTGTCACAACTGCtcctccaaatcatgattctgcttggttaggCGTTCGACCGCTGCCGCGAGTGTTTGGACTTGCTTATCCAAGGCCGTGGCGTGCGGTTCGTCACcctgattgttggttgttgccatcgatcgggtgagtaccatgcaactttttgacTCAGGGATAAAGCAAAGGTTGATCACTGctttcccatagacggcgccaactgatgatgccgaaaaaatcaccaataaactgcAAGCACTCCCAAATCGAAACAATACCTACAAAACGAAAtgagaagacctaacagagagcaccggtgtggtgccggccaaaaatcctccgaaggtcaagttagaacttttttcacaaccctagaatgccaaagttgagtcaataatgcgtaccttaatttgtgagggttttgagGTATTAATAGTGGCATAGGGTTAGCATCCCAGCCTTGACcatgaagtcctttccttctagaattggaactttttccttttacatACCTTTtggagttcttttccttataggagttcTTTGATCAAGGCtaaacgtgtaacgcaagaatTCTTCTTATATACGTTTGCGTGGAGATTAAGCAAAGCCACGTCAGACTTAATCGTAAAGCGCAAATCCTATTTAGGGATTCTTGGAACCAAAGCTGGAAGGATGACTATTGCGTTGTATTTGTCCGTCCACTGTGGATCCGAGCTCCTGGGCTACCAACTATCAATCCGTCACCCTTGTTCCGTCACATTTAGCCATGTAGATCCGTTCATTTTTATTCCCCTTCACAATTAAACTAAGTACTCCTATATTATTGCAGATAGACAGGCCATGGAGGGCTTTCGGGACCAGATCACTCAATTCCTCAAGCTctatttcaacaaaatttttcattgcaataagtaattgcaacaaaatttttttgcaataagtTATCACAACAAAATATTTCTTTACTATAGTTATTGCAACGAAacattttgttgcaataagaTACAGTATAAGTTATTGCAACAAAGTAGTTTACTATACTATACTTACTATACTATACCTCTTTCTTCCCTATATTTAGGTCACCAAAGAAACtttattgtatttgtttttttgggaaaaagCTTCGATGGCAACCTTTTTTTGGAATAACCTTCAATAGCTACCTTACGAGTATAGTTGAAATTAGGGTTGGAattgatcaaaaaaaaaatagtgttggAAGTAGGCACAATTGGGGCctttacttctttttctttttctttcttttttttttattttaaaaaaatgagtatttattaaatgggttggtgtttagaaaataagaaaaattggaaagtagggtattagaaaataaaaaggattaGAAACATATATCTGCCACTAATCAGATCAAACTCTCCAGATTTAAATACTAACCCTTTTGTAAACTAAAATTAGAAATCCATGGAAAGGGCAATGGCCATTGCAACCACATCTTTGGCCTGCAACAATAAGGAATTCAAGAATGTGGTAGCGgtaataaatttgttttgagTTGTGGGCAACCCTATTCACCGAATCGCAGACTACTCCAAACCAAATATCGTTTGGTCTgactaccttttttttaaacctaCTTAAGAAACTCCAATTTAGATCAGAAAATACATATTTCTCTCTATACCCAAAATTTAATATCCCGGCAATGTGACCAAATCGTCTCCACATGCAACTGAGTCATGGATTTTCTATGAGCCAAATAAGTGGTCCAAAGGCTCAATGACTCTCCCTCTAATTGAgtgtttttcttgaatttgtaTCACAGCACAGCTATGGCAGCCATCTCCTTTGGATGAGATTTTATTGCTGCATCACAAGACATTGTAACACTCTTATAAACCTTGGATGAAACTTGCATCTCCCTAACAATGTAAGTaaacctaaaattaaaaaaaaaatggaaactagggtattagaaaataaaaaagaatagaaacatACCTCTACTATCACTAATCACATCAAACTCTCCGGATTTTAATACTGACCATTTTGTAAACTAAGATCGGGAATCCATAAAAAGGGCAATGGCCATTGCAAcctaaaattagaaaataagaaatatatatatatatatatatatatatatatatataattgcaaaataaattttattgcaatagaTAAGCCATGGAGGCTTTTGGACCGGATCACTCAATTCATCAAGCTCTATTGCAAAGAAATTTTTCATTACAATAAgtaattgcaacaaaaaaattaggcgaaaatgcacttttgatccctacattttgggtcaattcccattttggtcccaaaattgatttctttgctaatgtcatccctaaaaaaagaaaatcgtttttaaaatggtcctttcCGTCAGGCTAGAAACGGAGAAATcctacgtggctaacggaataCCCTATTTGCTGACGTGGCGCTGACgtggctattaaaatattattaaaaaatattatttggcatattttaaatgccatgtcagcattttaatttttttaaataaagccacgtcagaaattttatataaaaaagaaattaaatttaaaaaaaaaccttaaatctaatttaattaaaaaaacttgtttctcaaaaaaaagaaaaagaaaaaaaaagaaggtgttcttccccatcaaacccaggaagaactcaaacccacattcccaaaaaagaaacccagcaaccaaacaacaaacacaTACCCAGATCGGCAGAACCACAACAGCACACCAcaacagaaacaaaaacccaaaccaacagCACACCACACGGCCAAACCCACAAATTTGACCACCACTTCCACCGTCACCCACCAGCCACAACCCCAAATCACAGcaacagaaaaaaagaaaaagaaaaaaatcaaccacaacaaGAAATCACCACTTCCTCCACAACTTCTCAAGAAATCACCACCATCCAcagcaagaaaaaaagaaaaaaaagaacccacaaACCAAATCAACCAAATCGGACCACGACTCCTACGATCCACGCTCCGGCCCATGAACAATCAGACCCACGCTTTGATCCACCATTCGATCCACGCTCACGACTCCTTCGATCCACGCAGACCCAcgaagagagaacaaagaacagagaaagagggagagaagaagaagcctcCGCGACATTGGGTgctgggttggtgggtttgggtctcGGCGAGaacagagaaaagaaagagagaagaagaagcctcCGCGACGTTGGGTTctgggttggtgggtttgggtctcGGCGAGAAcagagaaaagagggagagaagaagaagcctcCGCGACGTTGGGTgctgggttggtgggtttgggtctcGGCGAGAACAGAGAACaaagggagagaagaagaagccgcCGCGACGTTGGGTgctgggttggtgggtttgggtctcggcgagaacagagaacagagggagagaagaagaagccgcCGCGACATTGGGTGTGGCGAGAACAGAGAacagagggagagaagagagagcaaagaaaagaagtgagagaggagagataattagatttaaggttgggttgtgtttgttgttgggtttgagttcttcctgggtttgatggggaagaacaccttttttttttttttttttttttttgagaaacaagtttttttaattaaattagatttaaggtttttttttaaaatttaatttcttttttatataaaatttctgacgtggctttatttaaaaaaattaaaatgttgacatggcatttaaaatatgccaaataatattttttaataatattttaatagccacGTCAGCAAATAGGGTATTCCGTTAGACACGTAGGATTTCTCTGTTTCTAGCCTGACGGAaatgaccattttaaaaacgattttctttttttagggatgacattagcaaagaaatcaattttgggaccaaaatgggaattcacccaaaatgtagggatcaaaagtgcattttcgccaaAAAATTATTGCAACAAGTTATTGCAACAAGTTATTGCAACAATATATTTCTTTGCTATAGTTATTGCAACAAAACATTTTGTTGTAATAAGATACGTTATAAGTTATTGCAACAAAGTAGTTTACTATACTATACCATACTTACTCTACTATACCTCTTTATTTCCCATATTTAAATCACCAAAGAAACtttattgtatttgttttttttgaaaagacCTTCGATGTCAACCTTTTTTTGGAATAACCTTCAATGGCTCGTATAGCTGAAATTAGGGTTGGAAGTGGGCACAATTGGGGACTttacctctttttctttttttttctttttttaaatgactatttattaaatgggttggtattttgaaaataagaaaaattggaaagtaaggaattaaaaaataaaaaggattagAAACATACTTTTACCACTAATCAGATCAAACTCTTCAGATTTAAATACTGACCATTTTGTAAACCGAAATCAGGAATTAATGAAAAGGGCAATGGCCATTGCAACCACATCTTTGGCCTGCAACAATTAGGAATTCAAGAATGTGGTAGAGCCAACAATCTATTTCGAGTCGTGGGCAACCCTATTCACCGAACCACAAACTACTCCAAACCAAATATCGTTTGGTCTCACTACCTCTTCTTTCAACCTACCTAAGAAACTCCAATTTAGACCAGAAGATACATATTTCTCTCTATACCCTGAATTTAATATCCCGACAACTTGACCAAATCTGTCTCCACATGCAACTCAGTCATGGATTTTCTACGAGCCAAATAAGTGGTCCAAAGCCTCAATGACTTTCCCTTTAATTGAgtgtttttcttgaatttgtaTCCCAGCACACTCTAGCAAACAAGGGAATAGACTGTTTGTCCTTCGTTATAGAGGACATGACAGTCATCTCCTTTGGATGAGATTTTATC comes from Castanea sativa cultivar Marrone di Chiusa Pesio chromosome 3, ASM4071231v1 and encodes:
- the LOC142628676 gene encoding uncharacterized protein LOC142628676; translation: MQMMRERMDVIMNALKGQVSSDLDDLVQRTDSPFTTLVSSCPLLLKFLMPQVESYDGSKDPLDHLESFKTIMHLQGVPDEIMYRAFPTTLKGPARIWYSRLTPNSISTFKELGAQFVSHFIKGHRYKKSTACLMSIKQREDKTLRSYISRFNKEALSIDEANNKILVVAFTNGLQKGKFLFSLYKNDPKTMSDVLYRGTKYINAEDALLAREEKPKKRERQEDTRSDKGRKMVRTGERWEDR